One Sinorhizobium arboris LMG 14919 genomic region harbors:
- a CDS encoding sterol desaturase family protein codes for MHVLDVNQMIQLFVNAFELVVIFATLCAALELTFPAYRYSFASYVRGVRNWIIRLGFGAFVWHLFAVSLGWLGVQPLVTINFGTLLHSDNAIINTGLAVLSGVLVAIVGDFFYYWMHRAQHAVPLLWRMHATHHSIRELTAWNCHHHISEPLVYAALVALPLRLFHFESGVVPVVAMTLITFQAHLSHSSTRINLGPLRYIIGDNKFHRIHHSLEAHHRRRNYGFFTTIWDTVFRTAYWPSKNEWPEVGLRDQPEPLTARDYVMFPFDRRRWQRPKVGSGVEAGD; via the coding sequence GTTCTCGATGTTAATCAGATGATCCAGCTCTTCGTGAACGCGTTTGAGCTGGTTGTGATCTTCGCTACCCTTTGCGCCGCGCTGGAGCTAACCTTTCCGGCCTATCGATACAGTTTTGCCTCATACGTTCGCGGTGTGCGGAATTGGATTATTCGCCTCGGATTCGGAGCGTTTGTCTGGCACCTCTTCGCTGTGAGCTTGGGCTGGCTAGGGGTACAGCCGCTCGTAACGATCAATTTCGGTACGTTGCTTCACTCTGACAACGCAATCATCAATACTGGATTGGCTGTCCTTTCAGGCGTTCTAGTCGCGATTGTCGGCGACTTCTTTTACTACTGGATGCACCGCGCACAGCATGCTGTTCCGCTCCTCTGGCGCATGCACGCTACTCACCACTCGATCCGCGAATTGACGGCATGGAATTGCCATCATCACATTTCCGAGCCACTCGTTTACGCAGCGTTGGTAGCACTACCACTCAGGCTGTTCCACTTCGAATCTGGCGTAGTGCCCGTTGTTGCCATGACACTGATCACCTTTCAGGCCCATCTTTCGCACTCCAGCACCCGCATCAATCTTGGGCCGCTTCGATACATCATTGGCGACAATAAGTTCCACCGCATCCACCACTCGTTGGAAGCGCACCACCGGCGCCGGAACTATGGGTTTTTTACAACCATCTGGGACACCGTTTTTCGAACGGCATACTGGCCAAGTAAGAATGAGTGGCCGGAAGTTGGCCTCCGAGACCAGCCCGAGCCGCTCACCGCGCGCGATTACGTTATGTTCCCATTTGATCGACGTCGCTGGCAGAGACCTAAAGTTGGAAGTGGTGTAGAGGCTGGCGATTGA